Below is a window of Flavobacterium cyclinae DNA.
ATAATGATGTAAACGATGTGCGTTATCAAAACTTTGTTTCACCAATTGTAAATGCTGTTTTACAAGATTTTACTTCAAATGATAAAGGATTGGACTTTGGCTCAGGAACTGGACCAGTAGTTTCTAAAATGCTTCGAGATAAAGGATTTCAAATAGAAAATTACGACTTGTATTTTGAAAATAATCCAGAACTGCTAACAAGAAAGTATGATTATATTTCATGTTGTGAAGTAATGGAACATTTTAAACAACCTTTGCAAGAGTTTCAATTGTTGCATTCGATGTTGTTACCAAACGGCAAATTGTATTGTAAAACCGAAGTTTTTAAAAACCAAAAACCTTTTGAAGATTGGTATTACAAAGATGATTTTACGCACGTTTTCATTTACCAACCCAAAACTTTAGAATGGATAAAAGAAGAATTCCACTTTTCGAATTTAATTATTCAAGAAAAGTTGATTGTGTTTGAGAAATAAAACACGAATTAGCACGAATGAATTAGTGTAAATTATTGAAATTGGTGTTATGATTTAGTTTACACTTTCTCAACAGCGACTTTATACAACGGATCTTCCATAATATTGACATCAATTATGGCTTCGGCATTTTTTAAAAGTTCTACGCAATCGGCACTCAAGTGTCTTAAATGTACTTTTTTGTTTAATGCGGCATAACGTTCAGTAATTTTGTTAACTGCATCAATAGCGCTCATATCGGATATTCTGCTTTCGGCAAAGTCAATTATAATTTCGTTTGGGTCGTTGTTTACATCAAATTTTTCTGCAAAAGCAGTTGTAGAGCCAAAAAATAAAGGTCCATATAATTCATAGTGCTTAACTCCATTTTCATCAATATATTTTCGAGCGCGAATACGTTTTGCACTTTCCCAAGCAAAAACTAAAGCAGAAATAATTACTCCAATTAAAACCGCTAAAGCTAAATTGTGCATAAAAATGGTGATTAACGTCACGACTACCATTACAAAAATATCCGATTTAGGCATTTTGGTAAACGCTTTAAAACTTGCCCATTCAAAAGTTCCAATGGCTACCATAATCATAACACCTGTTAATGCTGCTAGTGGAACCAATTCGATAATAGGTGCGCCAACTAAAATGATGGTTAATATGGTTATTGCTGCTACAATTCCAGATAATCGAGCACGCGAACCAGCAGATAAATTGACTAAAGTTTGTGCAATCATGGGACAACCGCCCATTCCAAAGAAAAAACCATTGGCAATATTAGCTGTTCCTTGTGCTAAACATTCACGGTTGCTGTTTCCTTTACTAGCTGTAATTTCATCAACTAAGTTCAGTGTTAGTAAACCTTCTGTCAATCCTACAGCGGCCATAATGGCTCCGTAGGGTAAAATAATTAAGAAAGTTTCCCAAGTAATTGGAATTTCAGGAATATGAAATGGAGGTAAAGAACCACTAATAGAAGCAATATCTGCCACTTGTTTTGTTTCGATATTAAAACCAATTACTAAAGCAAAAACAACAAGAATAGCAACTAATGAAGCCGGAATAGCCTTTGTGATTTTAGGAAAAATTAAAATAATTGCAATTGTTAAAGCGACTAAAGCCGCCATAGTGAACAAAGGTGTTCCTGAAAGCCATTCAGAAGTTCCGTTGGTAACTTGTTTGAATTGTTCAAATTGCGACATGAAAATAACAACCGCTAATCCGTTTACAAAACCATACATTACAGGATTGGGAACCAAACGAATGAATTTACCCAATTTAAAAAGCCCAACTAAGATTTGAATGACTCCAGCTAAAGCAATGGCTCCAAAAACATATTCCAAACCATGCGATTTCATTAAGGCAATAAGAACAATTACTGTTGCACCAGCACCACCAGAAATCAAACCAGGTCGACCTCCAAAAA
It encodes the following:
- a CDS encoding SulP family inorganic anion transporter; the protein is MQKVLNLFDFKQKVDYKIEILAGLTVAMTMIPESLSFAILAGFPPLVGLYGAFIMGLITAIFGGRPGLISGGAGATVIVLIALMKSHGLEYVFGAIALAGVIQILVGLFKLGKFIRLVPNPVMYGFVNGLAVVIFMSQFEQFKQVTNGTSEWLSGTPLFTMAALVALTIAIILIFPKITKAIPASLVAILVVFALVIGFNIETKQVADIASISGSLPPFHIPEIPITWETFLIILPYGAIMAAVGLTEGLLTLNLVDEITASKGNSNRECLAQGTANIANGFFFGMGGCPMIAQTLVNLSAGSRARLSGIVAAITILTIILVGAPIIELVPLAALTGVMIMVAIGTFEWASFKAFTKMPKSDIFVMVVVTLITIFMHNLALAVLIGVIISALVFAWESAKRIRARKYIDENGVKHYELYGPLFFGSTTAFAEKFDVNNDPNEIIIDFAESRISDMSAIDAVNKITERYAALNKKVHLRHLSADCVELLKNAEAIIDVNIMEDPLYKVAVEKV
- a CDS encoding class I SAM-dependent methyltransferase, giving the protein MNLENCPLCKGEAEIFCEKPKHLFYKCNECEGVFRPTNTYLTPDAEKAHYELHNNDVNDVRYQNFVSPIVNAVLQDFTSNDKGLDFGSGTGPVVSKMLRDKGFQIENYDLYFENNPELLTRKYDYISCCEVMEHFKQPLQEFQLLHSMLLPNGKLYCKTEVFKNQKPFEDWYYKDDFTHVFIYQPKTLEWIKEEFHFSNLIIQEKLIVFEK